A genome region from Brassica oleracea var. oleracea cultivar TO1000 chromosome C2, BOL, whole genome shotgun sequence includes the following:
- the LOC106323985 gene encoding E3 ubiquitin-protein ligase RNF14-like encodes MATESKTKAGLGVRLDDEYKTSMEAEIRLRRISYLPDEAKEAEKETCVICLDEDIGSDVMFAVDKCGHRFCRHYVKQHIEVKLLDGTFPSCLQHRCKSQLTIDRCDKLLTLKLSLMWKQRIREDSTPFTERVYDGPDCRYPRCSYLMSKSKLSTTCFESSGFRTCFKCSGSFCVNCKVPWHYRLSCSDYEKSCTARYADDARLKSLASGYRWRQYGKG; translated from the exons ATGGCTACGGAGAGCAAAACAAAAGCAGGATTAGGGGTACGGCTAGACGACGAATACAAGACTTCCATGGAGGCCGAGATTAGGCTGAGAAGAATTTCATATCTTCCTGATGAAGCCAAGGAAGCTGAGAAAGAGACTTGTGTTATCTGTTTGGACGAGGACATAGGTTCCGATGTCATGTTTGCAGTTGATAAATGTGGTCATCGGTTTTGCAGACACTATGTCAAACAGCATATAGAGGTGAAGCTGCTTGACGGAACGTTCCCCAGTTGTCTTCAGCATCGATGCAAGTCTCAGCTAACTATAGATAGATGTGACAAGCTTTTGACTCTAAAACTGAGTTTAATGTGGAAACAAAGGATTAGAGAGGACTCAACTCCATTTACGGAGAGAGTTTACG ACGGCCCTGACTGTCGATACCCAAGATGCTCATATCTAATGTCCAAAAGCAAGCTTTCTACTACATGTTTTGAATCTAGTGGGTTTAGGACATGCTTCAAATGCAGTGGCTCCTTCTGTGTCAACTGCAAAGTTCCATGGCATTATAGACTATCGTGTAGCGATTACGAGAAGTCGTGTACTGCTCGATATGCTGATGATGCAAGGCTCAAGTCTCTGGCAAGTGGTTATCGATGGCGTCAATATGGCAAGGGCTAA